The segment CTTTCGGTTACGCACGCGCCGCAAGTAGCGGCACGCGCGGCGACGCATTTCCTGATCTCCAAATCCGGCGGCGCCGATCGTGTCGCCACCGGCATTGCCGAGATGGATCGGGCGGCGCGCCAGGAAGAGATCGCGCGGATGCTTGCCGGAGCGACCATCACCGACGAGGCGCGTGCGGCCGCCGAGCGGCTGCTTCGCGAAAACACCGCAGCATAGCGGAGCTCATGCTCGGCGTTGTGGATCGAGTCAGGATGTGGCTCCATCCTGCTGTTCAGGAATGATTTTCTCAAGATCCTGATCTAATGTGGCGCGCCACCGCTGCAGCGTCGCGCGTCCTTTCGGACGCGCAAAGGACGCTGTAGCAATTTGATTTTTTCGCATGAACCTTCCGAAGATCGTTCGATCTTCGGGGTCATGCGCCAGGGAGCACTACATGGCCGAAAAACCAGTCGATTCGCTCAGCGAAAGCGAGGCCGCAAGCGAGTTGAAGCGGCTGGCGGCGGAGATCGCCGAGCACGACCGGCGCTACCACACCGAGGATGCGCCGACCATTTCGGATGCCGAATACGACGCGCTGACGCGGCGCAACCTCGCCATCGAACAGCGGTTTCCGGCGCTGGTGCGAGAGGACTCGCCGTCGCGCCGAGTGGGCGCTCCCCCGGCAGAAGGCTTTGCCAAGGTGCGCCATGCGGTGCCAATGCTGAGCCTCGCCAAAGCCTATACCGACCAGGACGTTGCTGACTTCATCGAACGTGGTCGGCGGTTCTTTGACCGCGACAAGAATCTGGACATTGCCTTCACGGCTGAACCGAAGATAGACGGGCTGTCGGCTTCCCTGCGCTATGAAGGCGGTGTGTTCGTGCAGGGAGCAACGCGCGGCAACGGCGCCGTTGGGGAGGACATCACCGCCAATCTCAGGACAATCACCGACATCCCCAAGCACCTGAAAGGCTCAGGCTGGCCTGATATCATCGAGATACGAGGTGAGGTCTACATGACCTATGCGGAATTCAAGGCGTTGAAGGAACGGTCGGCAGCGGTCGGCGGCCAGGACTACGTCAATCCGCGCAACACTGCGGCTGGTTCCCTGCGCCAGAAGGATCCATCCGTTACCGCCAGCCGCAATCTCAAGTTCTTTGCCTACGCCTGGGGCTATACGTCAGAAGATCCCGCTCCGACTCAATATGATTCAGTGCAAAAATTCGCGGAGTGGGGATTCAAGATCAGTCCGCTGATGGTCCGGGCAAAGTCGGTCGAGGAACTGGTCGCCCACTATCACCTAATCGAGGCCCAGCGCTCATCGCTTGGCTACGACATCGACGGCGTCGTCTACAAGATCGACCAGTTGGAATTGCAGCGGAGATGGGGCTTCGTCACCGGCGAACCACGCTGGGCCATCGCCCACAAATTTCCGGCTGAGCAGGCGATGACGACCGTGCTTAGGATCGACATTCAAGTCGGCCGTACCGGCACGCTGGCGCCCGTTGCACGGCTAGCGCCCGTCACCGTTGGCGGCGTGGTGGTCGAAAATGTCACGCTTCACAACGAGGACTACATCAAGGGTCTGGACAGCAACGGCCAGCCGATCCGCGACGGCTGTGACATACGTATCGGCGACACAGTCGTGATTCAACGGGCAGGGGACGTCATTCCGCAGATCGTCAGCGTCGTCATCGACAAGCGTCCGCCCGATGCCGTGCCTTACGAATTCCCGCACACCTGTCCGATCTGTGGCTCACCCGCAACGCGCGAGATCAACGAGAAGACCGGCAAGGAAGATTCCCGCCGACGCTGCACCGGCGAACTGATCTGCCCTGCGCAGGCCGTGGAAGGATTGCGCCACTTTGTGTCACGCGGCGCCTTGGATATCGAAGGCCTGGGCGCCGAAAACATAGACCTGTTCTTCAATGCGGGATTGATCAAGACAGCCGCCGATATCTTCACTCTCCGGGATCGCCGTCCCGCCGTCACCAGGGCGCTGGCTGAGCGGCGCGAGGAGCAGGCCAGGCAGCGCGAGGCCGCATCGGGCAAGACGCGCAAGAATGTACGCGGTGTCGAGGAGCGCAACTACGAAGGCCTCGACAAGCTCTTCGATGCCATCGACGCTCGCCGCGAACCCGAACTGGATCGCTTCATCTTCGCGCTGGGCATCCGCCATATCGGCGAAACGACGGCCGCTGTGCTTGCCCGAACCTTCTCGACCATCGAGGAGTTGATCCGCATCGGCAAGGAGACCGCAGCGGCGGCCGATCCACACACCGTTTTCCCATCGATCAACGGCATCGGCGACACGGTGATAGGCGCGCTCCGCGATTTCTTCGGCAATGAGCGTAACGACGACGTGCTTGATGCGCTGCTCGCACAGGTCCACCCGAAGCCGTACATTGTCAACGTCTCAGCCGACAGCGTGGTTGCCGGCAAGACAATCGTATTCACGGGCACGCTGGAAAAGATGACACGCTCCGAGGCCAAGGCGATGGCTGAACGTCTCGGCGCGAAGGTCGCGGGCTCGGTTTCCGCGAAGACCGATCTGGTCGTGGCCGGACCGGGTGCGGGATCCAAGCTGAAGCTTGCCACCGAACTCGACATCGAGGTGATCGATGAAGACGCTTGGTTGCAGCGGATCGGCAAGGCGTGATGGAAGGCGCGTTCAGCGGTTTCGGCCAAAAGGCCATTGCCTTCCTCAAGGCGCTCGATTTTCACCAGAGCCGGGAGTGGTTTCTGGAAAACCGCGACCTCTTCGAAAGCGAGTTGCGCGAGCCCTTTGGCGATCTGGTCGAAACGCTCTCCGAGCGCTTCGCGGCGGTAGGGCTGGGTTTGCGCGGCGATCGCAAGAAGTCGCTGTTCCGGATCAATCGCGACGTGCGTTTCGCCAGGGACAAGCGGCCCTACAACCGGCATCTGTCGGCAATCCTCTCGCCTGACGGCACCAAGATGGAACAGGGCGTGTTCTTCGTCCATATCGGGCTTGAGCGCTGCTTTGCCGGCGTCGCCTGGTGGCAGCCCGGGCCGGCACTGCTTTTGGCGATGCGTAACGCCATCGCGACGCGGCCGGGTGAATTCCGGGCGCTGATCGAGGCGTTGAAGCAAAACGGTCTCGAACTCGATGCGGAAGGTTGCATGAAGCGCGCGCCACGCGGCTTCGAGCATGTCACGGTGGCCGATCTCGCGGCGGCCATCCGCAACCGGCATTTCGCCGTCCGGTATGAAATCGACCCTGCGGGAATCCACGGGCCGGCGCTGGTCGACGAGCTCATCGATTTCGCCTTGCGGGCCAAGCCGCTGCTCGACTGGGGCAGGACGATCGAAGCCAAGGTCGCGGTGGACTGAGCACCTGGCCGAACGCGCGCCTGAACCTGCGGCGAGGGATCATTTCCGCTGATGGTTGGCTCAAGCGAATTGGTGTGACAAGGCTGACAGCGCTCCCTACATACGATCTTTCCTCCTCGCATCGGCACGAAAATCGGGATCGATTTTCGGATGGTCCGACGCGTGGATTCAAAGTGTTGGAGCGTCCTTTGCTCGTCCAAGAGGACGAGCGGCGCTCTAAGGAGTGGCTGATGTCGGCGGAAGCAATCTCCGAGAACCCTGCAAAAAGCGATTTCTGGCAAGGCGTGCGGCTCAGCATGCCCGTCGTGGTGGCGGCGGCGCCGTTTGGACTGCTGTTCGGGGCGCTCGCCGTCGACAACGGTTTTTCGGTGCTTGAAGCCTTGCTGATGAGCGCCATGGTTTTCGGCGGCGCCAGCCAGATGGTCGGAATCGAATTGTTCGGGCAGCATGTCGCGCCGTGGCTGATCGTGCTGTCGATCTTCGCCGTGAATTTCCGCCATGTGCTCTACTCCGCGGGTATCGGCCGGCGGATCGCGCACTGGCCGCCGGTGCAGCAGGCGGTCGGCTATTTCCTGCTCACCGATCCGCAGTTCGCGGTGGCCGAGCGCAAGGCGGAGGCCGGCGAGACAGTCGGCTTCGCCTGGTATATGGGACTTGGCCTGCCGGTCTATGTGTTCTGGGTGACCGAAAGCGCGGTTGGCGCGGTGTTCGGCAGGCTTATTCCCGATACGCATGCGCTGGGCATCGATTTTCTGCTACCGATCTATTTCCTCGGACTGGTCATGGGCTTTCGCAAACGGCCACTGTGGCTGCCGGTGGTCGTCGCCAGTGCTGCTGCCTCCATCATCGCCTACAAGACGGTGGGCTCGCCCTGGCACGTCTCGATTGGCGCCGTGGCCGGCGTGCTGCTCGCGGTCATTCTGCCGTCGCGCCACAGCGGCGTGGAGGCGCGGCGATGAGCACGACCTTGTGGATCATCGTCGCCGGTGCGATCGCGACCTATCTGACCCGCGTCGGCGGCCATCTGGTGATCTCGCGCTTCGAAAAGATCCATCCGCGCGTCGAAGCCGGGCTGAACGCCGTGCCTGCCGCGGTGCTGACGACACTGGTGGCGCCGGCAGCACTTGGCGCCGGGCCGGCGGAATGGGTGGCATTGATCGTCGCCGGCCTGGTCTCGCTGCGCGGCGGGCTTATGGCGATGTTTTTGGCCGGCGCCGCTGTGCTGGTGCTGCCCCGGCAGTTCGTCGGATAGTCGGACCGACTGAGTACGCCACCCCGTCTTTTCATCTAGAAAATCGTGATATCCGGCACGTCGCCTGGCGCCTGAAGCCGACTCACGCGAAACATTCCTGCTAAGTCGCCTTTCTACGGTATCCTCCCGTCCATCTCCGGGAACAGAACGACGCTTTCCTGAGCGGTCGGTTCGTTGCGGGCGCCAACAAAAATGGCCGGCGTGCTTGCCCTATTGACGGCAACGTGGAGCACATTGGCCGGAATATAGAGATAATCGCCGGGATGCACGACATCCCGAAATTGCAGTTCGTCCCCGCTCCACATCTCCAGCTCGTCTCCGCTCAGCATGTAAAATGCTGTTTCGTGACGTGCGTGGACGTGGGCCTTGGTCCGCTTCCCCGGAGGCATCGTGACGACGCCAAGCCAAAGCGCCCTCGCGCCGACGGTCTCAGCACTTATTCCCGGCAGATAGTCCGACCCCTGTTCGGCCCGATAAGCCTCGCCACCCCCGACGATTACAGCTTTTCTGTCGCTGGGCGCAACGCTGTCCGCTCCGGACGGTTGCTTCAACATCGTCATTTCGACCTCCCTTTGTGTTAGTCTGAACGAAGAATGGCCAGGATGACCGCAGGTCCGGCCGGAGTCCTAAAAGGGGAGGCGAAAAGTTCCGAATTCTTCCGAAGCCGGTAAGCGGAGTGTCGCCGCGCCGCGTTTTTTGGCGTTCGGCCCGTTCGTGCTCGACATGCCGCGCGGGGCGCTTGTCCGCGAGGGCCGGCCGGTTGCGCTCGGGCACAAAGGCTTGTCGTTGCTTCAAGCCCTGCTGGAGGCACCGGCTCAAGTGCTGAGCAAGACGGCACTCATGGAAGCGGCTTGGCCCGATGCCGTTGTCGAGGAAAGCAATCTCTCTGTGCAGATTGCCGCCCTGCGCAAGCTGCTCGGGCCTCAGCCGGACGGCAGCGAGTGGATCGCCACGGTTCCCCGCACCGGATATCGTTTCGCCGGCAGCGTCCGTGTACTGGACGCCGCTGCAGATGGTGTGCTGCCAAGTTTCGGCCAGCCGGCGGGGCTCTCCGAAAGACCGTCCATCGCGGTGTTGCCGTTCGCCAATGTCAGCGGCGACAGGGAACAGGCCTATCTGGCTGACGGCATCACGGAGGACATCATCACAGCACTTACGAAGTTCCGCTGGTTCCGAGTGATCGGCCGCAATTCCAGCTTCGTGTACAAGGACAAGCCCGTCGACTCCAAACAGGTGGCCCGCGAGCTTGGCGTCCCTTATGTGCTGGAAGGCAGCGTGCGCCGGTCCGGCCAGCACATTCGGGTCTCGACGCAATTGGTCGATGCGACCTCGGCCAATCAGATCTGGGCCGAACGATACGAGTTGGAAATGACGGAGGCGTTCGCCGTCCAGGATGCCATAGCCGAGCGGGTGGCCGGGGCGATCGAACCCGAACTTCTCAAGACGGAGTCGCTTCCAGCCGCCGCACGCAGCAGCGGAAACGCGACGGCCTGGGACCTGGTGCGGCAAGGTACCTGGCATTTCCACCACGTCGGCCGTCAGACTCACTTGAGTGCCCGCAAACTGTTCCGGGAGGCATGCAGGCTCGATCCTGAACTCGCCGAGGCCCATCTCTGGCTCGGCCGCGTCAGCGCCGGCATCGTCGCTTACGGCTGGAGCGACAAACCGGAACAGGATATCCGGGAGGGCCTGGATGCAGCCTTGAAGGCGGTTCGGCTCGACGAGAAGAATCCCTATTCGCACTACGCGCTGGCCATCTGCAGCATCTACGCCAATGCACCGGAACAGGCCGTTCTTGCCGCGGAAAAGGCGATCGAGATCAGCCCAAGCTTCGCCCTTGGTCATCTGGTGTTAGGGATGGGACAGTTTTTTCGTGGTAGCGCATCCGAAGCGATAGCGCCGCTCGAACACGGCCTTATGTTGAACCCTTACGATCGGCAGAACTTCGTCTGGTTCAATGTTCTGGCGCTCGCGTACCTGTTTGCAGGACAGGCAAACGAGGCGCTTGCGGCAGCTATCAAGGCGCGCAAGATCGCTCCCGCATGGCGGCCCACCCACGAAACTCTCGCCTGCTGTTACGCTTCGCTTGGCCGCCTGCCGGAAGCTGGATCGTGCGTTAAGCTGATGCGGGAAATGGAAAATCCTTCAGGCGATGCCTTGGCGCCGCTCAGGCTGCGCAATCCACATTGGGCAAACGAGATGGCGCATCTGTTGAAGAAAGCCGGTTGGCAGCGATAAAGCCACAGGCAGTTCCCGGCCTTTCCGAAATCAGGATTTCTGGTCGTGCGGCAGCGGTGCGGTTGCCTTTTCCAGCCAGGCCAGCGTCTCGCCGTCGAGCATCGGTCCGATCTCGGCCAGCACGCGGGCGTGGTATGTGTCGAGCCAATGCAACTCGTCGCGCGTCAATAGGTCGGATCGCACCAGCCTGGTGTCGATGGGCGCCAGCGTCAGCGTCTCGAAGCCGTGCATGGCGATGTCGCCGGCCGCTATCGGCTCGGCCGGCGTCACCAGGATGAGGTTCTCGATGCGGATGCCGTAAAAACCTTCCTTGTAGTAGCCCGGCTCGTTGGAGACGATCATGCCCGCCAAAAGCTTTTCGGTGCCGGTCCTGGCGATGCGTTGCGGGCCCTCGTGCACGGCCAGATAGGAGCCGACGCCGTGGCCAGTGCCATGGGCGAAATCGCAGCCATGTTTCCACAGCGCCAGGCGCGCCACGGCATCGATCTCGGAGCCGCGCGTGCCCGGGGGAAAGCGCAGCATGGAAATGCCGATCATGCCCTTCAGCACCAGCGTGAAGCGTTCGCGCATTTCCTCGGTCGGTGTGCCGATCGGCACGGTGCGGGTGATGTCGGTGGTTCCGTCCTGATACTGTCCGCCCGAATCGAGCAGGAACAATTCGCCAGACTGAAGCTTTCGGCTGGTGGCGTGGGAAACGCGGTAGTGCATGATGGCGCCGTTCGGGCCGGCGCCGGCGATGGTGTCGAAGGACACGTCGCGCAACGGCATCTGGGTTTCCTCGCCGGTGCTGCGGCGGCACTCCTCGAGCTTGGTAACGACGGCGATCTCGTCTAGCTTGCCGGGTTGCTGGCGGTCGAGCCAGCAAAGCAGCTTGGCGACTGCGGCGCCATCGCGGCGATGCGCGGCGCGGGCGCCATTGATCTCGGCCTGGTTTTTCGTCGCGCGTGGAATGCGGGCAGGATCTGGTACAGTGATGACGGTGCCGCCATTGTCCTCGACCAGCATCCTGAGCTTCTCCGCCGCCAGCACCGGATCCAGCGCGATCCTCGCGCCGCCCTTGGCGAGAGCTGCGATCGCCGCTTCGAA is part of the Mesorhizobium sp. L-2-11 genome and harbors:
- the ligA gene encoding NAD-dependent DNA ligase LigA; translation: MAEKPVDSLSESEAASELKRLAAEIAEHDRRYHTEDAPTISDAEYDALTRRNLAIEQRFPALVREDSPSRRVGAPPAEGFAKVRHAVPMLSLAKAYTDQDVADFIERGRRFFDRDKNLDIAFTAEPKIDGLSASLRYEGGVFVQGATRGNGAVGEDITANLRTITDIPKHLKGSGWPDIIEIRGEVYMTYAEFKALKERSAAVGGQDYVNPRNTAAGSLRQKDPSVTASRNLKFFAYAWGYTSEDPAPTQYDSVQKFAEWGFKISPLMVRAKSVEELVAHYHLIEAQRSSLGYDIDGVVYKIDQLELQRRWGFVTGEPRWAIAHKFPAEQAMTTVLRIDIQVGRTGTLAPVARLAPVTVGGVVVENVTLHNEDYIKGLDSNGQPIRDGCDIRIGDTVVIQRAGDVIPQIVSVVIDKRPPDAVPYEFPHTCPICGSPATREINEKTGKEDSRRRCTGELICPAQAVEGLRHFVSRGALDIEGLGAENIDLFFNAGLIKTAADIFTLRDRRPAVTRALAERREEQARQREAASGKTRKNVRGVEERNYEGLDKLFDAIDARREPELDRFIFALGIRHIGETTAAVLARTFSTIEELIRIGKETAAAADPHTVFPSINGIGDTVIGALRDFFGNERNDDVLDALLAQVHPKPYIVNVSADSVVAGKTIVFTGTLEKMTRSEAKAMAERLGAKVAGSVSAKTDLVVAGPGAGSKLKLATELDIEVIDEDAWLQRIGKA
- a CDS encoding DUF2461 domain-containing protein, encoding MEGAFSGFGQKAIAFLKALDFHQSREWFLENRDLFESELREPFGDLVETLSERFAAVGLGLRGDRKKSLFRINRDVRFARDKRPYNRHLSAILSPDGTKMEQGVFFVHIGLERCFAGVAWWQPGPALLLAMRNAIATRPGEFRALIEALKQNGLELDAEGCMKRAPRGFEHVTVADLAAAIRNRHFAVRYEIDPAGIHGPALVDELIDFALRAKPLLDWGRTIEAKVAVD
- a CDS encoding AzlC family ABC transporter permease, translating into MSAEAISENPAKSDFWQGVRLSMPVVVAAAPFGLLFGALAVDNGFSVLEALLMSAMVFGGASQMVGIELFGQHVAPWLIVLSIFAVNFRHVLYSAGIGRRIAHWPPVQQAVGYFLLTDPQFAVAERKAEAGETVGFAWYMGLGLPVYVFWVTESAVGAVFGRLIPDTHALGIDFLLPIYFLGLVMGFRKRPLWLPVVVASAAASIIAYKTVGSPWHVSIGAVAGVLLAVILPSRHSGVEARR
- a CDS encoding AzlD family protein, which translates into the protein MSTTLWIIVAGAIATYLTRVGGHLVISRFEKIHPRVEAGLNAVPAAVLTTLVAPAALGAGPAEWVALIVAGLVSLRGGLMAMFLAGAAVLVLPRQFVG
- a CDS encoding cupin domain-containing protein: MTMLKQPSGADSVAPSDRKAVIVGGGEAYRAEQGSDYLPGISAETVGARALWLGVVTMPPGKRTKAHVHARHETAFYMLSGDELEMWSGDELQFRDVVHPGDYLYIPANVLHVAVNRASTPAIFVGARNEPTAQESVVLFPEMDGRIP
- a CDS encoding winged helix-turn-helix domain-containing tetratricopeptide repeat protein; amino-acid sequence: MAFGPFVLDMPRGALVREGRPVALGHKGLSLLQALLEAPAQVLSKTALMEAAWPDAVVEESNLSVQIAALRKLLGPQPDGSEWIATVPRTGYRFAGSVRVLDAAADGVLPSFGQPAGLSERPSIAVLPFANVSGDREQAYLADGITEDIITALTKFRWFRVIGRNSSFVYKDKPVDSKQVARELGVPYVLEGSVRRSGQHIRVSTQLVDATSANQIWAERYELEMTEAFAVQDAIAERVAGAIEPELLKTESLPAAARSSGNATAWDLVRQGTWHFHHVGRQTHLSARKLFREACRLDPELAEAHLWLGRVSAGIVAYGWSDKPEQDIREGLDAALKAVRLDEKNPYSHYALAICSIYANAPEQAVLAAEKAIEISPSFALGHLVLGMGQFFRGSASEAIAPLEHGLMLNPYDRQNFVWFNVLALAYLFAGQANEALAAAIKARKIAPAWRPTHETLACCYASLGRLPEAGSCVKLMREMENPSGDALAPLRLRNPHWANEMAHLLKKAGWQR
- a CDS encoding aminopeptidase P family protein, producing the protein MMFQTFDSAGDPAVGKPRVALLRQWLAANGLDGFIVPRADEHQGEYVADRSARLKWLTGFSGSAGVAIVLGDRAVMFVDGRYTLQARQEVDLDIFSIESLVDNPPATWIKDNLGKGVRLGFDPWLQTIGDVRALKASAEKSGATLVPLEKNPIDAIWEDQPDPPLAPVEIHPIGFAGELAKDKLARLAESIGKDGASHAVLTDPSSIAWVFDIRGGDVPHTPLALGFAVLAADRSHRLFMDQRKFSRTVAAYLTQLAELHEPSEFEAAIAALAKGGARIALDPVLAAEKLRMLVEDNGGTVITVPDPARIPRATKNQAEINGARAAHRRDGAAVAKLLCWLDRQQPGKLDEIAVVTKLEECRRSTGEETQMPLRDVSFDTIAGAGPNGAIMHYRVSHATSRKLQSGELFLLDSGGQYQDGTTDITRTVPIGTPTEEMRERFTLVLKGMIGISMLRFPPGTRGSEIDAVARLALWKHGCDFAHGTGHGVGSYLAVHEGPQRIARTGTEKLLAGMIVSNEPGYYKEGFYGIRIENLILVTPAEPIAAGDIAMHGFETLTLAPIDTRLVRSDLLTRDELHWLDTYHARVLAEIGPMLDGETLAWLEKATAPLPHDQKS